Genomic DNA from Microbacterium neungamense:
GCCGGTGCGCGGCGCGCCGAGGGGGTTTACATCACCGGCCGCGACGGCTATCCGCAGCGGGGGTCAGGGGTTCTGCGCCTCGTCCATCGCTCGCGCGCGCCGTCGTCCCCGGCGGATCAGCCACACCACGAGGAAGACGACGCCGGCCACGGCCAGCCACGGAAGGGCGAAGCCGACGGCGATCACGACCGCGTTCAGCGACGCCACCAGCCCGTTCCACCCGGCCAGCAGCCCGTCCGCGAAGCCCGCCGGGTCGGCGGTCTCCGCCGCGGTCCTCTCGCTCAGCTCGACGCGCACCGACGACATCGCCACCTGCTCCTCGAGGTTCTTCAGCTCCTGCTCGTACGACTCCAGCTGCGCCTGCCGATCCGTCAGCGCCACCTCGGCTTCGATGAGCTCCGCGACCGTCGCCGACCTCGCCATCAGCTCGGTGAGCCGCTGCACGGACGCCCGGGTCGCCTCCACGCGCGCCCGCAGATCCACGGCGGTCGAGGTCACGTCCTGCCGTGACACCGAGGAGCGCACCACGTCCCCGATCTCGCCGAGCTCGTCCATCACGGCGGTGAGATCGGCGGAGGGCACCCGGATGGTGACCCAGCCGTACTCCCCGTCCGGCGGCACCGGCGACGGCACGGTCGCGTCGTACGCCGTCGGCGCGCCGCCGACATCCGTCGCCTCGACGTACCCGCCGTGCTCCTCCGCGACCGCCTCCACGCCGTCGACGGCGGCGGGGATGTCGCGCACCTCCAGCGAGAGCTGACCGGCGGCGATGATCTCCCGCCCCTCGCCGCCCTCGTCCGTCGCGGCGGAGCGGTCCGACTGCGCGGACCCGCCGGACAGCCCGGTGACGCCCTCCGGCGCCGTGGCGGACTCGCCCTGCCCGGCATCCGTCGTCGCCGAGTCCGCGGCGCCGCCGGAGGAGCCGCCCTCGGCGCCGTACGTGGAGGCGGCGTCGTCGGATGCGGGGGACACCGCGGACAGCAGCGGCGGCGTCACCGCGACCCCCACCGCGAACGCCGCGGCGATGCCGAGTCCCGTCCAGACCGCCCGCGCGCGCCGGCGTGCGCCGCGCCGCGGCGGCCGCTCCGACTCGATCTCGGCGAACACGCGCCTCTCGATCCGCTCGATGCTCTCCTCGCTCAGGGGAGGGAGCTCGACCACGTTCTCGCTCATGCGTCTCTCACTTCCTTGACGGCGCCGCGCAGATGCGTGCGCACCCGGGAGAGACGGTTCCGGACCGCGGCGTGGCTCACGCCGAGCTCGTCGGCGGCCGCCCGGTAGGCGTAGCCCTCGACCGCGCACAGCCGGAACACGGCGCGGTCGAGCTCGCTCAGCGACCCGACCTCCTCCGCGATCCGCTCGGCGAGCTCGGCGGAGATCACCTGGTCCTCGACGTTCACGACGTCGGCGACGGTCTCACCCACCGCATCCGCCGTGTGCGCGCGGTCGCGCTGCAGCAGCCGCAGCCGGTTCGCGGCCTGGAACCGGCAGATCGTCGCCAGCCAGGGCAGCAGCGACGTCCCCGCCAGCTGCAGGCCGGGGAGCTTGCGCCAGGCGACGACGAACGTCTCCTGGGCGATGTCCTCGGCATCCGCCGCCGACCCCAGCACGCCGTAGGCGATCCAGTACACGGGGCGGATGTGGGCGCGGTAGATCGCCCGGAAGGCCTGCTGGTCTCCCGCCGCGGCCCTCGCCGCCCACTCCTGGTCGTCGCTGCGCTCCGGCATCATGCTCCGATCGGTCTCTCTCGCCTGAGAGTGTCGAAGGAGGTCTCATCGTCTCAGACCCGCATCCGGGTCCGGTACGATGAGTTCCGCGAGAGGGAGTATCCCGGTTCGCGCGTTCGTCATCACGAGCACATCGTCGTCGCTCCGGACGCGTGCCGCCATCGGCGGGGGAGAGACTTTCGGCCCGTTACCGACCCCTCATCGAAAGGCCGTGCGCCCTTGGCAATCCCCGTCTGGTTC
This window encodes:
- a CDS encoding DUF4349 domain-containing protein, which gives rise to MSENVVELPPLSEESIERIERRVFAEIESERPPRRGARRRARAVWTGLGIAAAFAVGVAVTPPLLSAVSPASDDAASTYGAEGGSSGGAADSATTDAGQGESATAPEGVTGLSGGSAQSDRSAATDEGGEGREIIAAGQLSLEVRDIPAAVDGVEAVAEEHGGYVEATDVGGAPTAYDATVPSPVPPDGEYGWVTIRVPSADLTAVMDELGEIGDVVRSSVSRQDVTSTAVDLRARVEATRASVQRLTELMARSATVAELIEAEVALTDRQAQLESYEQELKNLEEQVAMSSVRVELSERTAAETADPAGFADGLLAGWNGLVASLNAVVIAVGFALPWLAVAGVVFLVVWLIRRGRRRARAMDEAQNP
- a CDS encoding RNA polymerase sigma factor, which translates into the protein MMPERSDDQEWAARAAAGDQQAFRAIYRAHIRPVYWIAYGVLGSAADAEDIAQETFVVAWRKLPGLQLAGTSLLPWLATICRFQAANRLRLLQRDRAHTADAVGETVADVVNVEDQVISAELAERIAEEVGSLSELDRAVFRLCAVEGYAYRAAADELGVSHAAVRNRLSRVRTHLRGAVKEVRDA